From the genome of Candidatus Cloacimonadota bacterium:
AGAAATCTCCAATCGATAATCCGAAATACCGGAAGAAGCCTCAGAAGTATCGGAATAGAGCAGCTCTAACTTCGAATCGTATACTTGAACCAGTGAATAGCCAAAAACTGGGATAACGGTATCCAGATTTCTTCTTGCCCATTGCACATCGCGGCTGGATATAAACTGAACCATTTTTTCCCAAATAGAATAATCCTCTGCCAGGCTCAGTTGGGCATCATATTTCATTTGGAAGATCGAGTCTATCGTGAGTTTGCGCTGATACAGATCTCCTTCGCTATACAGGCGTAGTTCCTCTTTTTTTATATGATAGAACATATAGAAGAATGCCCCAAAAGCGAAAGCAATTACAATGAAGAGGATCAACAGCCTGGTGGCAATGCGCATTTTAGCTATCCGATTACAGTTCTTCTTGCATAGCTTTTACTCGCCGCAATCGTTCAAGCGCACTATCCATAATTTCTGCGCGAATAGTAATAATCAGCTCTCGCTCACGCTTTTCATAAGAATCGTAACCGGTTAAATACCTTAATCCAAAAACCCACCATGGAAGGTCTTTAAGAATAGGGATGCCACTGCGGACTTTGGTTTCATCAGTATCAAACAAACCGGCAATAACAGTTTCTTCCTTGTCGTAAAGTATTAGTTCTGTTGTAGATGTGCTTTTAGTAATAACTGTTGATATAGCTGAAGGCTGCCCACTTGAACGCTCTATGCTAAGTTTCATCATGATGAGCTCTTCTCCGTCTATCGTCACAATATTGGGTGTAACATTCATAATAATGCCAGTGGCGTAGAAAGAATCTTTGGTATTTCCAGCTTCATCAGCGGTTTTTATAGAAATATCCTGCCCCACTTGGATATTTCCCGTTTTCCCACTACTCACCAAGATACTCGGTTCTGCCAAGATACTGCCCTTTTGGTTCGATTCGATGGTGCGGATCAAAGTAGAGATATCTACGCTATACTTGCCGATTTCCGCAGTTCCAGAACCGGAAAGAGTAAGCGGAGACACCAATTGAGAAGCACCGGCAAATCCGGCATTTACCGACACTTTGCCATTAAAAACCGTTGACCAATCTACTCCCAGATTTTTAACATAACTGCGGTCTGCCAGCATAGCTACTGCTTTGATGCGAACTTGTTTTACTTCTGCATCCTGTTGCTCTTGGTTGCCGGTTGAATCTACCGTAGAAGAACCTGTTTGAGGATCGTAGTCCTTATCTCTTAGCGCATAAAAGCCCACCCCTTCTTCCAGTTGAAGATTGTTTTTCATAAGAATCAGATCTAGTGCCTTACGCCACTCAATATCATGAACTGGAACGTTTATGCTTCCATTATAATGTGAAAGATTGAGCATTTTACGCCCACCTTCCTGTAAGCTGAATTGCTCAAGGATCTGCATGGCGGTATTAATGTGGGTGTCTTCCTTCATGCTCACCCGTAAGTTTTGAGCCCCTATACTACTCCACAGCAGTATAAGAATGGCGACTAATATTATGTGTTTAATTTGCATGTTTAAAACCTCAGTTTTCCTTTATAAGGTACATTATCTGGTTTTCTTCAAGACCATATTTATCTACCTTGAATACTGCTTGATTATCTCTCAAATCTATACTGTATAGATAACCACCCTTTACTCTATCGTTAATATTTATGATGCGTATAATACCCTGATTATCGCGAATAAATACCCGCTTTTCGCCCATCCCAATCAAGTTACTGCTATCCAGATCTATCAAGTTTGGATCTTCCTCTTCATATTCATAGTATTGAGCCTTATCCCAAACTCTTGAACGAAATAACTGATAGTTCTTGATGCCGGTAGTGATGTGAGCAGGCTTGAGGTCTGCCCACTCTAGACCACTAGGATGAAAATGTGTGCTTAACACCATCGAAAAGGATACCGTATCGCTGTTTGCCACTCCATCCGAGCCCAAGGAAAGCTCTTCTATGGTGATAAGAGCGCGTTGGTGCTCGATATAGCGGGCAAAATTTGCCACATCCATATAATTTGCTCGCCCGGATACTATGTATGAGTTTGCTCCCTCTTCAGCATTTGTACTCAGCTTGTTTGTAGCAAAATCGTAGATGATGTTTCTATTCATCATATCCTGCAAACGCAAGAGATACTGATATGTGGTTTTGGGATTGTCTTCTTTCAAAATAACCTTGCGTTGTTCGGCAACCATCGCCTTACGCAGTTCGTATAAAGCCATTAGAGAATCTATATTGCTTATTTGGGATTCCAGTTTTCTTAGCTCTTTTTCTGTAACATCATTTTCATCTTGTAGATTTTCAATTTTCTTGCTAGAATTACTGAGCAGCAACAGTGTTCCGCCCACAATGAATATCAATAGCAAAGAAAGCACGAGGGAGTTTCTGCCAGTATTAGTCATCACTCTCTCCTTTCCTGATGGCGCTTACATCCAAAGTAATTTGTTCAGTAAGGAATGATTTGTTCATAAGTTTCAACTCATTGTAAAGTTCATTGTAGCTATCGTGACCTAAGGCAAGATCCAACCTTGCGCGAAGTAATACGGCATGAGCGTATAAGGGGTGATTTTTCGTTTTAAACACAGGTCTTAAATACTCTCCGGCTATCATATAATCCCTATCCAAATACATTCTATAAGCCATCCACCATCTTACTCCAGGTACGATTGAACTGTGAGGATGATTGGCGATGAAATTGTTGCCTATTTTGCGATAGTTCCATATATGACCTTGCTGTAAGGCGTTTACAAATGAATTATACTCCGCTATTAATACCGAATCTGCAGGAGACAATCCGGAACCCGGTAGGCACGACGGGATAAGAGGAGGTAAGTGCATACGTCTCAAAGGTAAAGGCTCGATATTGGAACTTTCTTTAACTGTGCCTGTTGAGACAATTCTGACTTTAGCAGAACCAGATGAGTTATTCTTGCGGATCTTATCTTGCTCAAGTTTGGCTTTCATATCCGCCTCAATGAGATCCAACCAGTTTACTGCAGGTGGTTGCCCTTTGATTTCGAAGCTCCATACGTTATGGTCGCGGATTTTTGCTGCAGTTACTTTATCGATGCTACCTTGAGGTAGCGCATTGGCAAGATCCACAACATAACGGCGATTGCTACTTATGCCCGAAAGATGTAAAGTATTTTTTTCTATACGCAGATTGGAAAGCCAGTTAAGAGCCCTACTAGCATATCTTCTATTCAAGGCGTCAAGCAACTCTGTCCAAAAATTCTTGTTTTCTAAAACGCTGCCCACTACTTGTAGATTTTGTTCTTGAGCACTTAATTCTTCTTCAATTTTCATTATCTGTTGAGCCTCGCCACGCTTCTGAGCTAATGAATTGCTTAACACCTGCTTGCGGTGCCGCTCAGATGCTAATGCCTGATTACTCTTGAGATATAGATTTGTGCCCATAAGAACCGATGCAAAGATAAATATGAGTATCAAAAACCCATGCCATGCGATTTTAAATTCTTTCTGTCCTTCGATAATCCGACTAGGCAAGAAATTTGATTTATGGAAACATTCATCTTCGGGATGCAAAGCTTTATAAGCCAGCGCAATTGGTATGCAGAACTTGCTTAGGCTATGATAATCTAATATTTCTTCATCTGTTGCGCTTACAATAATTTTCTTGAATTCAAAGAGTTTTACTTCTGCGGTGGGAAATGCCTCAGAAAGGTTCTCCACCAAGTCTGTATTAGCCAGATCCCCACAGATTACAATTCTCTCAGGCTCTTCAATGCCTGCGCTGTCTATAGCCAAAGTAAGCTTTGAGGATACTACTTCCGGTTCGGGAAAATTTTGTGTAATCTGAAGTTTGAGTGTCTGCTGCCACTCACCATCGCGAAACAGAAAAGCCTTGCGATACTCCTGGCCCAAATATACCAGCAAAGTTGGCTTATCCAATTCGTCGATATAACTACACTTAAAGAAATCCGTGAGAGCAATATCATTGGCATCTGCCAACTGATAAAACACCTTTATCCGGTTTGTGCGAGCATAATCTTTAACCAGATCAAGCAGTCTGTTTGTTCCTCGGTGTAACCAATGTTGTTGCTCGCCGCCAATATCCACCAGGCTGGATTGATAATCTCCAGCTTTATATACTTTTCCAGAAACCTTTGAGCGAACAAATTGCTCTATCTCTTTCTTGCTAACAAGCCCTGGAGCATCTTTGATGATGTTATCATCGTACACATTGATGGCTATTACTCCATGAGCAAGATCAAAAGACCCCAACATGCGCTCACTGGGTTGTAACTGATAGTTGGTCACATAGTCGTTGTCAAATTCGTCGATATCGATGTCTCCGCTCACAGAAGATTTTGATTCCTTTGTTTTAGAATCCACTATCTCTACCGAAGGATCATCCAATATTTTGTACCAATATTTATCCAGATCGGTATGATCCACGCCCTGCAGATAAATGTCTTCTGCCTCGCGGACCAAATGTACCAAACGAACTACCAGACCATCATGGAAGATACCGAATGCCTGTTTGGGGTGCTTTTTCATATCCTATCCTGTTCTTATCCCATTGCCAATAGCTGAGACATCCTCTTTTTGTTGTTGGCAAAATTGATAGCGCTCTGCTGGGTAATGATGCCTTTACGATTGAGATCTTTTAGATCCTGCTCCAAGGTGCACATTCCCACTCGTTTCCCCTCTACCATCATCTGATAAATTTCACCAATATTCTTGTTTCGAATAGCCGCTTTCACGCTGGAATCTACCGAGAGTATCTCTTTGGCTAGAACTAACTTGCCATCTATTGTGGGTATCAGTTTCTGACTCATGCATACAGAAAGCACATCCGCCAAACGGTTGCGGATGCGATCTTGCTCATCTGAGGGAAATTCGGCAACTATGCGGTGGATACTATCGATAGCAGAACTCGTATGTAGAGTAGTGAATGCCTTATGCCCACTATCAGTTATTTCCAGAACTGTAGCAATAGTTTGAGGGTCTCGCATTTCTCCCACCACAATGATATCCGGATCCTGTCTGAGAGCCTCTATTGCTCCCAATCGAAAACTCTTAACATCCGGTCCTACTTCTCTATGCCGTACCAAGCTTTGTTTGGATGTGTGCATGTATTCTATGGGATGCCCAATTATAACTATATGCGCTGCATTATCGCGGTTGTTCATATCGATAATGGCATCCAAAGTAGTAGATTTCCCGCTTCCTGTAATACCAGTAATAAGCACTAAGCCAGCTTTTTCGTGTTTTAGGTTCATCCTTTGCGCCACAGGTTGTGGAATCCCCAAACCCTCCATGCTGTAGAGTTTATCGTTGATGCTACGGAAATTTGTGCCTAAATGACCACTGTCGAAATAGCAGGAACCGCGA
Proteins encoded in this window:
- the tadA gene encoding Flp pilus assembly complex ATPase component TadA, translating into MALTFLTEMQNSITENLQGPEICEAILAWFAEHPEHEAESREILKKWLSRMREKNASDIDFGAPGCDKKVWFRIYGSKKPVEEFGEFAYLETSAIILSWLSPAQRSMLFIERSVDFSLNFALQEGNARFRGSCYFDSGHLGTNFRSINDKLYSMEGLGIPQPVAQRMNLKHEKAGLVLITGITGSGKSTTLDAIIDMNNRDNAAHIVIIGHPIEYMHTSKQSLVRHREVGPDVKSFRLGAIEALRQDPDIIVVGEMRDPQTIATVLEITDSGHKAFTTLHTSSAIDSIHRIVAEFPSDEQDRIRNRLADVLSVCMSQKLIPTIDGKLVLAKEILSVDSSVKAAIRNKNIGEIYQMMVEGKRVGMCTLEQDLKDLNRKGIITQQSAINFANNKKRMSQLLAMG